One Triticum dicoccoides isolate Atlit2015 ecotype Zavitan chromosome 4B, WEW_v2.0, whole genome shotgun sequence genomic window carries:
- the LOC119295786 gene encoding mannose-6-phosphate isomerase 1-like: MASSSTASSSAQLGLGLGLGLGAMGGLGLLLPADREHDPELKPCSPPKGVLRLRGAVQHYEWGSRGDASLVARLAGETEEGRPCAELWIGTHPAAPSSLASDDGGAVSLREWLARNPAALLGRAVTARWDGDLPFLFKVLSVAKPLSIQAHPDRELARALHALRPTTYRDANHKPEMAVAVTEFRALCGFVSVQELKDVLRTVPEVRMLVGKEDVVKLMTAKEHDGGIGVRSYLQSAFTKLMATSKEAVAEAISKLKSRLNGEIKIRTFTEKEQLVLSLEQQYPGDVGVLSAFFFNYVKLSPGEALYIGANEPHAYLSGECVECMATSDNVIRAGLTPKYKDVQTLCSMLTYKQMFPEILQGVLVQPYVIRYTPPFDEFEVDRYLLPQGESVTMLPVPGPSIFLVMTGEGEIQADGMPDEGVAKEGDVFFVLARTEVKLHASGPGCLQLYRAGVNSRFFC; the protein is encoded by the exons ATGGcgtcctcctccaccgcctcctcctccgcccaaTTGGGGCTCGGCCTCGGGCTAGGGTTAGGCGCGATGGGTGGCCTGGGGCTCCTCCTCCCCGCCGACCGCGAACACGACCCGGAGCTGAAGCCGTGCTCTCCCCCCAAGGGCGTCCTACGGCTGCGCGGCGCCGTGCAGCACTACGAATGGGGCAGCCGCGGGGACGCCTCCCTCGTCGCTCGCCTCGCCGGCGAGACAGAGGAGGGCCGCCCCTGCGCCGAGCTCTGGATAGGCACCCACCCGGCTGCCCCGTCGTCGCTAGCATCCGACGACGGGGGCGCGGTCTCGCTCAGGGAGTGGCTGGCGCGCAACCCCGCTGCGCTCCTCGGCCGCGCCGTCACCGCGCGCTGGGACGGCGACCTCCCCTTCCTATTCAAGGTGCTCTCGGTGGCGAAGCCGCTCTCCATCCAGGCGCATCCGGACAGGGAGCTCGCCAGGGCGCTCCACGCGCTGCGCCCTACCACGTACCGCGACGCCAACCACAAGCCTGAGATGGCCGTTGCCGTCACCGAGTTCCGCGCCCTCTGCGGCTTCGTCAGCGTCCAG GAGCTCAAGGATGTTTTGAGGACTGTACCTGAGGTTCGAATGTTAGTTGGCAAAGAAGATGTTGTGAAGCTTATGACTGCCAAAGAGCACGATGGAGGTATTGGAGTAAGGTCATATCTGCAATCAGCTTTTACTAAGCTAATGGCAACAAGCAAAGAAGCAGTTGCTGAAGCAATTTCCAAATTAAAGAGTCGCTTGAATGGGGAGATAAAG ATTAGAACCTTTACAGAGAAGGAGCAACTAGTTTTATCACTAGAGCAGCAGTACCCAGGAGATGTTGGCGTTTTATCAGCATTTTTctttaactatgttaagctcagccCTGGTGAAGCACTTTACATTGGTGCCAACGAACCACATGCATATCTATCAGGAGAGTGTGTTGAATGCATGGCTACCTCAGACAATGTAATTCGTGCTGGTCTGACTCCTAAGTACAAAGATGTCCAAACTCTTTGCTCCATGCTGACATACAAGCAG ATGTTCCCCGAAATTTTGCAAGGTGTTCTGGTTCAGCCATATGTAATTCGTTACACACCCCCATTCGATGAGTTCGAAGTTGATCGCTACTTACTACCTCAAGGTGAATCGGTTACCATGTTACCAGTGCCTGGCCCATCCATCTTCCTCGTCATGACTGGGGAGGGCGAGATCCAGGCTGATGGCATGCCTGACGAAGGAGTAGCAAAGGAAGGGGATGTTTTCTTTGTGCTGGCACGCACGGAGGTGAAGCTTCACGCTTCTGGCCCTGGGTGCTTGCAGCTGTACAGAGCCGGAGTAAACAGCAGATTCTTCTGTTGA